A region from the Tachyglossus aculeatus isolate mTacAcu1 chromosome X2, mTacAcu1.pri, whole genome shotgun sequence genome encodes:
- the CISH gene encoding cytokine-inducible SH2-containing protein isoform X1: MQPLSITAFQEESAPSQVAPRLENDLPMVRDPEEDLLCIAKTFSYLRESGWYWGSITASEAKQHLQKMPEGTFLVRDSTHPSYLFTLSVKTNRGPTNVRIEYADSKFRLDSNCLSKPRILAFPDVVSLIQHYVMSCTMESKSDAPYPPPSPLPPSQKDSPSAVAAMVAVHLKLIQPYGRKNSAPSLQHLCRLRINKLTKEVDQLPLPKRMGDYLKQYPFQL; encoded by the exons ATGCAACCATTGTCCATCACAGCtttccaggaagagtcagccCCAAGCCAGGTGGCCCCTAGGTTGGAGAACGACCTGCCCATGGTGCGGGATCCAGAGGAAGATTTGTTGTGCATTGCCAAGACCTTCTCATACCTAAGAGAATCTG GCTGGTACTGGGGATCCATTACTGCCAGCGAAGCCAAGCAGCATCTCCAGAAGATGCCCGAGGGTACTTTCCTGGTGCGGGACAGCACCCATCCCAGCTACCTGTTCACCCTTTCAGTGAAGACCAACCGGGGTCCCACCAATGTACGCATTGAATATGCCGACAGCAAATTCAGGCTTGACTCCAATTGCCTGTCCAAGCCCCGTATCCTGGCCTTTCCAGATGTGGTGAGCCTCATCCAGCACTACGTTATGTCTTGTACGATGGAAAGCAAGAGTGATGCCCCctacccacccccatccccactcccgcCCTCCCAGAAGGACTCACCTTCAGCCGTGGCTGCCATGGTGGCCGTGCATCTCAAACTCATCCAGCCCTATGGCCGCAAGAACAGTGCCCCCAGTTTGCAGCACTTGTGCCGGCTGAGGATCAATAAGCTGACCAAGGAAGTTGATCAGTTGCCCCTCCCCAAGCGAATGGGGGACTATCTGAAACAATACCCTTTCCAGCTGTGA
- the CISH gene encoding cytokine-inducible SH2-containing protein isoform X2 translates to MLFPSSWSDMILCVQGPHLFLEEENIRRLSFSHGADELQEQVMQPLSITAFQEESAPSQVAPRLENDLPMVRDPEEDLLCIAKTFSYLRESGWYWGSITASEAKQHLQKMPEGTFLVRDSTHPSYLFTLSVKTNRGPTNVRIEYADSKFRLDSNCLSKPRILAFPDVVSLIQHYVMSCTMESKSDAPYPPPSPLPPSQKDSPSAVAAMVAVHLKLIQPYGRKNSAPSLQHLCRLRINKLTKEVDQLPLPKRMGDYLKQYPFQL, encoded by the exons ACCCCATCTGTTTCTGGAAGAGGAAAATATCAGGAGGTTGTCATTCTCACACGGGGCAGACGAATTGCAAGAGCAGGTCATGCAACCATTGTCCATCACAGCtttccaggaagagtcagccCCAAGCCAGGTGGCCCCTAGGTTGGAGAACGACCTGCCCATGGTGCGGGATCCAGAGGAAGATTTGTTGTGCATTGCCAAGACCTTCTCATACCTAAGAGAATCTG GCTGGTACTGGGGATCCATTACTGCCAGCGAAGCCAAGCAGCATCTCCAGAAGATGCCCGAGGGTACTTTCCTGGTGCGGGACAGCACCCATCCCAGCTACCTGTTCACCCTTTCAGTGAAGACCAACCGGGGTCCCACCAATGTACGCATTGAATATGCCGACAGCAAATTCAGGCTTGACTCCAATTGCCTGTCCAAGCCCCGTATCCTGGCCTTTCCAGATGTGGTGAGCCTCATCCAGCACTACGTTATGTCTTGTACGATGGAAAGCAAGAGTGATGCCCCctacccacccccatccccactcccgcCCTCCCAGAAGGACTCACCTTCAGCCGTGGCTGCCATGGTGGCCGTGCATCTCAAACTCATCCAGCCCTATGGCCGCAAGAACAGTGCCCCCAGTTTGCAGCACTTGTGCCGGCTGAGGATCAATAAGCTGACCAAGGAAGTTGATCAGTTGCCCCTCCCCAAGCGAATGGGGGACTATCTGAAACAATACCCTTTCCAGCTGTGA